From the Thermococcus guaymasensis DSM 11113 genome, one window contains:
- a CDS encoding sodium-dependent transporter, protein MRKMSTLMALLITGYVLGVLNFLLMPKYYIAFGLKGFVLSLGALAIGLVLIYSEFEATRRTRYLIHEFMVKVSRLPAVTIILLMFLMLLGAVNLYYSGFALLKLLNTSTTVLPIILLMIIALIWLFLIILRGRSVEFIGALAVLFIVFAFISLFLMRGQVYDFVTSDTALEQLNSYRDAVFSFDHSLTVKGVVLMLTTVLLSLGLGAGVYYVLGSFAPSEMDFKKLLAVIVLLQILLSFTAAFTTVYSIGAAYQSYENNQVRFKQVRAELQNILLNQSQDPSSSEAAMEKYRQLQGVLNEINQTLNNFHKVQRYASVGDENPIEAIETFYLIPDIIRESGIRGSSAIIFLLMGSIFLAGFTTLIVLVEIGAQTSIEAFQMSRNVGVSFISGIIFVLSAAMIVSDIKVMLLSAVLSVGGLVIALEGVPLLVGVSPVDKRPIMVGVAVSVLIGLLTLWTMLGFPDSYVKLGVVVGLLLLLPLIFNNYLMVGSRSGR, encoded by the coding sequence ATGAGGAAGATGTCAACCCTGATGGCACTTTTAATAACGGGTTACGTTCTGGGAGTACTAAACTTTTTACTGATGCCGAAGTACTACATTGCCTTTGGTCTCAAGGGGTTCGTTCTCTCGCTCGGGGCCCTTGCCATAGGCCTTGTACTGATTTACAGTGAGTTCGAGGCAACGAGAAGAACACGTTATTTGATTCACGAGTTCATGGTAAAGGTCTCAAGGCTCCCTGCGGTTACTATAATCCTGCTGATGTTCCTAATGTTGCTCGGAGCGGTGAACCTCTACTACTCCGGATTTGCCCTTCTCAAACTCTTGAACACAAGTACAACGGTCCTTCCGATCATTCTCTTGATGATAATAGCCCTGATATGGCTGTTTTTGATAATACTAAGAGGCCGTTCCGTTGAGTTCATAGGAGCCCTCGCCGTGCTGTTCATAGTATTCGCATTCATCTCGCTTTTCCTCATGAGGGGACAGGTTTATGACTTTGTTACGAGCGACACTGCGTTGGAGCAACTTAATTCATACAGAGACGCGGTATTCTCGTTTGACCACTCCCTCACAGTGAAGGGTGTCGTGCTGATGCTCACCACGGTCTTGCTGAGCCTCGGTCTTGGAGCGGGAGTGTACTACGTCCTTGGAAGCTTTGCCCCCTCCGAGATGGACTTCAAAAAGCTGCTTGCGGTTATAGTTCTCCTTCAGATACTGCTGAGCTTCACGGCGGCTTTTACTACCGTCTATTCAATTGGAGCCGCCTATCAGAGTTACGAGAACAACCAGGTTAGGTTTAAGCAGGTTCGTGCAGAGCTCCAGAACATACTCCTTAATCAAAGCCAAGACCCCAGCTCATCAGAGGCAGCCATGGAAAAATACCGCCAACTCCAGGGTGTCCTCAATGAAATTAATCAAACCCTCAACAACTTCCACAAAGTCCAGAGATACGCAAGCGTTGGCGATGAAAACCCGATCGAGGCCATTGAAACGTTTTACCTTATCCCGGACATAATCCGTGAGAGCGGCATTAGGGGAAGCTCAGCAATAATCTTCCTGCTTATGGGATCGATTTTCCTTGCGGGATTTACGACACTCATAGTGCTCGTTGAAATCGGAGCGCAAACCTCAATAGAAGCCTTCCAGATGAGCAGAAACGTTGGTGTCTCGTTCATCAGTGGGATCATCTTCGTACTGTCGGCAGCCATGATAGTGAGCGACATAAAAGTGATGCTGCTCTCTGCGGTACTGAGTGTTGGCGGGCTGGTGATAGCCCTAGAGGGGGTGCCCCTCTTGGTGGGGGTTTCTCCAGTGGATAAGAGACCAATAATGGTTGGGGTTGCGGTCTCGGTGTTAATCGGCCTGCTGACTCTGTGGACGATGCTCGGCTTCCCAGACTCTTACGTGAAGCTGGGTGTTGTAGTGGGGTTGCTTCTCCTCCTGCCACTAATCTTCAACAACTACCTGATGGTGGGCTCAAGGAGCGGGCGCTGA
- a CDS encoding translation initiation factor IF-5A, with protein MGDKTKVQVSKLKPGRYIIIDDEPCRIVNVTVSSPGKHGSAKARIEAVGIFDGKVRSIVKPTSAEVEVPIIDKRVGQVISITPDTVQIMDMETYELYDVPIESGVEDEVKDQLKEGITVEYWETLGRIQIKKVRGE; from the coding sequence ATGGGAGACAAGACCAAAGTTCAGGTCAGCAAGCTCAAGCCTGGAAGGTACATAATTATTGACGATGAGCCATGCAGAATCGTCAACGTGACGGTTTCCTCGCCCGGAAAGCACGGTTCCGCCAAGGCAAGGATTGAGGCCGTTGGAATCTTCGATGGAAAGGTCAGGAGCATCGTTAAGCCGACCAGCGCTGAAGTCGAGGTTCCGATCATCGACAAGCGCGTTGGTCAGGTCATCTCCATAACCCCGGACACAGTCCAGATCATGGACATGGAGACCTACGAGCTCTACGACGTCCCGATAGAGAGTGGCGTTGAAGATGAAGTCAAGGATCAGCTCAAGGAAGGCATCACCGTCGAGTACTGGGAGACCCTTGGCAGGATTCAGATCAAGAAGGTCAGGGGCGAGTGA
- a CDS encoding MATE family efflux transporter encodes MEESLRKRLWSLAWPAIVGNISQTLLNLVDTLMVGHVSVIAVGAVGLGGQISWFMFPIMMAVSVGTLALVARFVGAKDFGKAELVLEQSLYLSFLLGIPVFLFGWFLGDDVLRIMGAEGETLSIAYSYLKVLFLFYPIRFVGFTFFSALRGAGDTKTPMKLGVLMNVTNAVFDYLLIYGKLGFPRLGPVGAAWASGIGITLSFLVGFFLLISGRLVLHFRPSWQFDPSIIERILRIGVPALVERGLFSFYNFLYMTIVTRFGSVALSAHQIGLRIESIAYMPAFGFNVAASALVGQNLGAKRPDLAEKTVKEALKMVTVFMSVMAAVLILFPRYLVMPFLKPDDPNYSEVLRLASVYLMIVGISEIPLGWVFVLSGALRGAGDTKSPMYVTAVSKLLFRILPAYLLGFGFEVPSFKVLGFTFPGFTFEGMGVIAAWVAMSLETFTSAAMYWWIFRRGRWKYVKV; translated from the coding sequence ATGGAAGAGAGCCTGAGAAAGAGACTGTGGTCTCTGGCGTGGCCCGCAATAGTTGGCAACATTTCCCAGACTCTGCTCAACCTAGTGGATACTTTGATGGTCGGACACGTAAGCGTGATAGCTGTGGGGGCAGTTGGACTGGGCGGACAGATAAGCTGGTTCATGTTTCCCATAATGATGGCGGTCTCTGTCGGGACGCTCGCCCTCGTTGCCAGGTTTGTGGGTGCCAAGGACTTTGGAAAAGCGGAACTCGTCCTGGAACAGAGTCTCTACCTGTCGTTTCTTCTGGGCATTCCTGTGTTCCTCTTCGGCTGGTTCCTTGGAGATGACGTCCTGAGGATAATGGGCGCGGAAGGAGAAACCCTCAGCATCGCCTATTCCTACCTCAAAGTGCTTTTTCTGTTCTATCCCATAAGATTTGTTGGATTCACGTTCTTCTCGGCCCTTAGGGGTGCAGGGGACACCAAAACCCCAATGAAGTTAGGGGTGTTGATGAACGTCACAAACGCAGTTTTTGATTATCTCCTCATCTACGGCAAGCTCGGCTTTCCACGCCTCGGCCCGGTTGGTGCGGCCTGGGCATCCGGAATCGGAATAACCCTTTCTTTCTTAGTGGGGTTCTTCCTGCTGATCTCAGGCAGACTCGTTCTTCACTTCAGGCCGAGCTGGCAGTTTGATCCGTCCATAATAGAGCGGATCCTCCGGATCGGCGTTCCGGCACTGGTGGAACGCGGGCTCTTCAGCTTCTACAACTTCCTTTACATGACGATAGTCACAAGGTTCGGCAGCGTTGCACTCAGCGCCCACCAGATAGGCCTCAGGATAGAGAGCATAGCCTACATGCCGGCCTTTGGGTTCAACGTTGCCGCCTCTGCGCTGGTTGGTCAGAATCTTGGAGCAAAGAGGCCCGATCTGGCCGAGAAAACAGTGAAGGAAGCCCTCAAAATGGTGACTGTATTCATGAGCGTCATGGCGGCCGTTCTAATTCTGTTCCCGCGCTACCTCGTCATGCCGTTCCTCAAACCGGACGACCCGAACTATTCGGAAGTTCTACGGCTTGCGAGCGTATACCTGATGATCGTCGGGATAAGTGAGATCCCGCTCGGGTGGGTCTTCGTCTTAAGCGGCGCCCTTAGGGGAGCGGGCGACACAAAGAGCCCGATGTACGTTACTGCAGTCAGCAAGCTGCTCTTCAGGATTCTCCCAGCCTATCTCCTTGGATTCGGTTTTGAGGTACCCAGCTTCAAAGTTCTGGGCTTTACCTTCCCGGGCTTTACCTTCGAGGGAATGGGCGTCATAGCCGCGTGGGTAGCTATGAGCCTTGAAACGTTCACGAGTGCCGCGATGTACTGGTGGATATTCAGAAGGGGACGCTGGAAGTACGTCAAGGTCTGA
- a CDS encoding P-loop NTPase family protein: protein MKLKLNSEARAILRAIKEEIRRRTVLPESSTLLEKFEPTSDPEEILRRQEYFREKLPLIKEGIGEYIARVKPIRFRREYLHDRVLVVDASELESVEGLGLCEVTTEPVESDEYHIVLSTVGYGIDVELLPSQIAPELYVLPLWENRETLEALARIGESLGRESVAREILRELAPLKEVMERRRVLESLDELVAEKEKELNEKISKKLESFSLTLTGKDLVSFLSELRAGNYEAIFRHFGEIEGEILELINEAEEGLAKRLGITVELFSREEVYPIRALPERIEALYRELERELKVELYLRSRKILERIAPLLPELRKELESVKELDFLRAVKDFTKGFSFPELWRGGVAFIGGRHLFIENPQPVSYVVGAKPPAFNAPGSENVSGEGVVILTGANSGGKTSLLELITQIEVLFHMGFPVPAERAWLEPLDEVFFFRRKRSVYGAGAFETALRSFVRALRGSGKKLILIDEFEAITEPGAAVKIIGELLKIAHEKGFYVVIVSHLGEDLKKELPFARVDGIEAKGLDEQLNLVVDRQPRFGRIGRSTPELIVERLARKRGGVEREIFEKILRAFRP, encoded by the coding sequence ATGAAGCTGAAACTCAACTCAGAAGCCAGGGCAATATTGCGGGCGATAAAGGAGGAGATAAGGAGAAGGACGGTCCTCCCGGAGAGTTCGACCCTTCTTGAGAAATTCGAACCCACCTCCGATCCTGAGGAGATACTGAGGAGACAGGAGTACTTCCGAGAAAAGCTCCCCCTCATCAAGGAGGGTATCGGGGAGTACATAGCCAGGGTGAAGCCGATCCGTTTTAGGAGGGAGTACCTCCACGACAGAGTGCTGGTAGTCGATGCGAGTGAGTTGGAAAGTGTCGAGGGGCTCGGTTTGTGTGAGGTCACCACAGAGCCCGTCGAGTCTGATGAGTATCATATCGTTCTCAGCACCGTTGGTTACGGCATCGACGTTGAGCTCCTCCCCTCCCAGATAGCACCCGAGCTCTACGTCCTGCCCCTGTGGGAGAACCGGGAAACGTTGGAGGCCCTGGCGAGGATAGGGGAGAGCCTCGGAAGGGAGAGCGTCGCCCGGGAAATCCTGCGCGAGCTCGCCCCGCTCAAGGAGGTCATGGAAAGGAGAAGAGTTCTTGAGAGCCTCGATGAACTCGTGGCGGAAAAGGAGAAGGAGCTCAACGAAAAGATCTCCAAAAAACTGGAGAGCTTTAGCCTTACACTCACCGGAAAAGACCTCGTTTCTTTTCTGAGCGAGCTGAGGGCGGGCAATTATGAGGCGATATTCAGGCACTTCGGGGAGATAGAGGGTGAGATCCTGGAGCTCATCAACGAAGCCGAAGAAGGGCTGGCCAAAAGGCTTGGGATCACTGTTGAGCTGTTCTCCCGCGAGGAAGTCTATCCAATAAGGGCTCTCCCGGAGCGTATCGAGGCGCTCTATCGGGAACTTGAGAGGGAACTCAAGGTAGAGCTTTACCTGAGAAGCAGGAAGATCCTTGAGAGGATTGCCCCCCTCCTTCCTGAACTTCGGAAGGAGCTCGAATCGGTTAAAGAGCTCGACTTTTTGAGGGCCGTTAAGGATTTCACAAAGGGCTTCTCCTTCCCTGAACTCTGGAGGGGAGGAGTAGCATTTATAGGGGGAAGGCACCTGTTCATTGAGAATCCCCAGCCGGTCAGCTACGTGGTTGGGGCAAAGCCCCCTGCCTTCAATGCCCCTGGCTCAGAGAACGTTTCCGGTGAGGGGGTGGTCATTTTAACGGGGGCAAACAGCGGTGGAAAAACGAGCCTTCTTGAGTTGATAACGCAGATCGAGGTGCTCTTCCACATGGGCTTCCCAGTCCCAGCTGAGAGGGCCTGGCTCGAACCCCTCGACGAGGTTTTCTTCTTCAGAAGAAAGAGGAGTGTCTATGGTGCAGGAGCCTTTGAAACTGCCCTCCGCTCATTCGTTAGGGCTCTCCGGGGAAGCGGAAAGAAGCTAATACTTATAGACGAGTTCGAGGCAATAACAGAGCCCGGTGCCGCCGTGAAGATCATCGGCGAACTCCTGAAGATAGCCCATGAGAAGGGTTTTTACGTGGTCATAGTGTCCCACCTCGGCGAGGATCTGAAGAAAGAGCTCCCCTTCGCCAGGGTGGACGGGATAGAGGCCAAGGGACTCGACGAACAGCTGAACTTGGTGGTGGACAGACAGCCGCGCTTCGGGAGGATCGGCAGGAGCACTCCGGAGCTCATAGTGGAGAGGCTTGCCCGGAAGAGGGGAGGGGTCGAAAGGGAGATATTCGAGAAGATTCTGCGGGCCTTCAGACCTTGA
- a CDS encoding alpha/beta hydrolase, with amino-acid sequence MVKLRNTKALTLFIVILLIASLGCIGGSNGTGASSTTSSEGTSSPSKTTTPMTSSVGSSTSSVETTIWRPPQGEKNVTVTFVVSVPEYTPQNASVYIAGDFNGWNPKDERFRLQKLQDGRWAINLTFPYGTVINFKFTRGSWESVEVGPSGGEIPSRHFIFRKGGVYELRVYNWHDHVERVAHTVSGNVKIFKMFSSQLNRTVRIWVYLPPDYGKNEKKRYPVLYMFDGQNLFDDATSFVGEWGVDETLEKLYNKTGFSIIVVGIDNGGERRIDEYGPWVNTEYGRGGLGNATLDFIVENLKPYIDTLYRTEREETGIMGSSLGGLMAIYAGFRHPDVFKYVGAMSSAFWFNPEIYDFVRNAPGGPEKIYIYWGTSEGSNPEKIAEDNLKIVEILKEKGYVEGENLKAVVEAGGEHNELYWGKHFGEAVTWLFGG; translated from the coding sequence GTGGTGAAGTTGAGGAACACGAAAGCCCTCACGCTGTTCATCGTGATCCTTCTTATCGCGTCCCTTGGATGCATCGGAGGCTCGAACGGTACTGGAGCTTCATCCACGACCTCCTCAGAGGGAACATCCTCGCCCTCAAAGACCACTACCCCAATGACCTCAAGTGTGGGCTCGAGTACCTCAAGCGTCGAAACAACCATCTGGCGTCCTCCACAGGGTGAGAAAAACGTAACCGTGACGTTCGTCGTCTCCGTGCCGGAATACACGCCCCAGAACGCCAGCGTTTACATTGCGGGCGACTTCAACGGCTGGAATCCAAAGGATGAACGTTTCAGACTGCAGAAGCTCCAGGACGGGAGGTGGGCGATAAACCTCACCTTTCCGTACGGGACGGTTATAAACTTCAAGTTTACGCGGGGCTCATGGGAGAGTGTGGAAGTTGGGCCTTCCGGCGGGGAAATCCCGAGCAGGCACTTCATTTTCAGGAAGGGAGGTGTGTACGAGCTCAGGGTCTATAACTGGCACGACCACGTTGAAAGGGTCGCTCACACGGTAAGCGGCAATGTGAAGATATTCAAGATGTTCTCTTCCCAGCTCAACAGGACGGTTCGCATCTGGGTCTACCTTCCACCGGACTACGGCAAAAACGAGAAGAAGCGGTACCCCGTCCTCTACATGTTCGACGGCCAGAACCTCTTCGATGATGCAACGTCCTTCGTGGGAGAGTGGGGTGTGGACGAGACCCTTGAAAAGCTCTACAACAAAACGGGGTTCTCGATAATAGTGGTTGGAATTGACAACGGTGGGGAGAGGAGGATAGACGAATATGGGCCCTGGGTGAACACCGAGTACGGAAGGGGTGGTCTGGGCAACGCCACGCTTGATTTTATAGTGGAGAACCTCAAGCCGTATATTGACACCCTCTACCGAACAGAACGTGAAGAAACTGGGATAATGGGCTCTTCGCTCGGCGGTCTGATGGCAATCTACGCCGGCTTCAGGCATCCCGACGTCTTTAAGTACGTTGGAGCGATGAGCTCAGCCTTCTGGTTCAATCCGGAGATCTACGATTTCGTAAGGAACGCTCCTGGTGGCCCGGAGAAAATCTACATCTACTGGGGAACCTCCGAAGGGAGCAACCCGGAGAAAATAGCAGAGGACAACCTCAAGATTGTTGAGATCCTGAAGGAAAAGGGATACGTCGAGGGAGAAAACCTCAAAGCCGTTGTTGAGGCGGGTGGAGAACACAACGAGCTTTACTGGGGGAAGCACTTTGGTGAGGCCGTAACCTGGCTCTTCGGCGGATAA
- the moaC gene encoding cyclic pyranopterin monophosphate synthase MoaC, translating to MELTHVDERGVKMVEVGHKDVVFRKAVAKGRIKLKPETIELIKAGKTKKGNVIATAQIAGILAVKKTPELIPLCHPIPLTGVDISFEFGEDYIEATCEVRAYYKTGVEMEALTGVTVALLTVWDMVKAVEKDENGQYPVTRIEDIHVVEKIKQK from the coding sequence ATGGAGCTGACCCACGTCGATGAACGGGGAGTCAAGATGGTTGAAGTCGGGCACAAAGACGTCGTTTTTCGAAAGGCCGTTGCCAAAGGCAGGATAAAGCTAAAACCGGAGACGATAGAGCTCATTAAAGCAGGAAAGACCAAGAAGGGAAACGTCATAGCGACGGCTCAGATTGCCGGGATTCTGGCGGTTAAGAAGACGCCCGAGCTGATTCCCCTCTGCCACCCGATACCCCTCACTGGAGTTGATATCTCATTTGAGTTCGGGGAGGACTACATCGAGGCCACCTGCGAGGTTCGTGCCTACTACAAGACGGGCGTCGAGATGGAAGCCCTAACAGGTGTAACCGTTGCGCTCCTTACGGTATGGGACATGGTTAAAGCCGTCGAGAAGGACGAGAACGGCCAGTACCCGGTGACAAGAATCGAGGACATCCATGTCGTTGAGAAGATTAAACAGAAATGA
- the tiaS gene encoding tRNA(Ile2) 2-agmatinylcytidine synthetase TiaS, translating into MFLHVGIDDTDSPNGMCTTYLGALLYRELSRLAEPVDLPRLIRLNPNVPYKTRGNGAVAMTFEADEDIIPDIKNTVLFYVNRLADFTHENTNPGVVFFEGEIPEELREFSLKALREHVTIEEAEKVAREVRAEFFKFKLGRGIIGALASIGYPLERFTYELLAYREPENWGTPRKVDAESVFLADRWSYPFTYDNVDPYKRTVLITPHGKDPVLVGIRGIDRGKVLQTFEMVRFGEPIAFYQLYKTNQNTDDHLTPKKIGELKLYDSAVVRGRVAGPYWERGRHVFFELEDETGKIRVAAFEPTKKFRNYVRKLLPGDEIIAAGGVKEHEGVLTLNLEKFYPVKLVPKIEYQKPKCPRCGGTMKSKGDYLKCKRCGHKMPKQLIPVEVPRELERKIYEVPPDARKHLSRPLVLPGGEERILGALEVLK; encoded by the coding sequence ATGTTCCTCCACGTCGGAATCGACGACACAGATTCGCCGAACGGCATGTGCACCACATACCTCGGCGCGCTCCTCTACCGCGAGCTGTCGAGGTTAGCGGAGCCTGTAGACCTGCCGAGGCTCATAAGGCTGAACCCGAACGTTCCCTACAAAACAAGGGGAAACGGAGCGGTGGCGATGACCTTCGAGGCCGACGAGGACATTATTCCAGATATTAAGAACACTGTCCTCTTCTACGTGAACCGGCTCGCGGACTTTACCCACGAGAACACGAACCCCGGAGTCGTCTTTTTCGAGGGTGAAATCCCCGAAGAGCTCCGCGAGTTCTCGCTTAAAGCCCTTCGGGAGCATGTAACCATCGAGGAGGCCGAAAAGGTCGCGAGAGAAGTCAGGGCGGAGTTCTTCAAGTTCAAGCTCGGCAGGGGAATAATCGGCGCGCTCGCCTCGATCGGCTACCCGCTGGAGCGCTTCACCTACGAATTGCTGGCCTATCGCGAGCCAGAGAACTGGGGAACGCCGAGAAAAGTTGACGCCGAGAGCGTGTTTTTAGCCGACAGGTGGAGCTACCCCTTCACCTACGACAACGTTGACCCCTACAAGCGGACGGTCTTAATAACACCCCACGGCAAAGACCCCGTCCTCGTCGGCATCAGGGGGATTGACAGAGGGAAAGTCCTCCAGACCTTTGAGATGGTTCGCTTCGGCGAGCCCATCGCTTTTTACCAGCTCTACAAGACTAACCAGAACACCGACGACCACCTAACGCCCAAGAAAATCGGGGAGCTGAAGCTATACGACAGCGCTGTGGTAAGGGGAAGGGTCGCTGGCCCATACTGGGAGCGCGGGAGGCACGTTTTCTTCGAGCTTGAGGACGAGACTGGAAAGATACGTGTCGCGGCCTTCGAGCCTACGAAGAAGTTCAGGAACTACGTTAGGAAGCTTCTTCCAGGTGACGAGATAATCGCCGCTGGGGGCGTTAAGGAGCACGAAGGAGTCCTGACGCTCAACCTCGAAAAGTTCTACCCGGTGAAGCTCGTCCCCAAAATCGAGTATCAGAAGCCGAAGTGCCCGCGCTGTGGTGGGACGATGAAGAGCAAGGGCGACTACCTCAAGTGCAAGCGCTGTGGGCACAAGATGCCGAAACAGCTCATTCCCGTTGAAGTCCCGCGCGAACTGGAGAGGAAGATTTACGAGGTTCCACCGGATGCGAGAAAGCACCTGTCGAGGCCGCTGGTGCTGCCGGGTGGAGAGGAAAGGATTTTGGGGGCACTGGAGGTTCTGAAATGA
- a CDS encoding ATP-binding protein, producing the protein MTHFVDRVEELKAIKERLSRDGFELIVIYGRRRVGKTRLVLEAIKEFPHVYYLAVEGDNVRHFKETAERVFPEVRYAREDWEALLHALRDKIIVIDEFPNLIKEDPGVLSVFQRTIDTDLSSSNTKLILLGSSVSMMTEKVLSYKSPLYGRRTGSMKLKPLKFFHLGEFFPRASWEELVEVYGMTDGIPFYIAQVRLPFWEWLDKELKNPVSFFRDEVDFLLRYEFTETRTYRRILEAIALGKTTPKEIRDFTGMRHSEITPYLRNLIETGLVVREVPITEKPNSKLGRYYVADNFLAFWFRFVYPNLSLMEEGIFDVNEIRGAYNHYLGPIFEKIARQFLIELNRAEELPFKFTKVGKWWRKGEEIDLVALNKHEKKVLFAEVKWKELSAREARGVLRDLERKAELVGLKDYEKSYGLVAKKVNGKEALRAEGWLVWDLEDFERLISFEGEV; encoded by the coding sequence ATGACCCATTTCGTGGACAGAGTGGAGGAGCTTAAAGCGATTAAAGAGAGACTTTCACGCGACGGGTTTGAGCTCATCGTCATCTACGGCAGGAGGCGAGTTGGTAAGACCCGCCTCGTCCTTGAGGCCATTAAAGAGTTTCCCCACGTCTATTACCTCGCCGTTGAGGGGGACAACGTGAGGCACTTCAAGGAAACCGCCGAGAGGGTCTTCCCAGAGGTTAGGTACGCCCGCGAGGACTGGGAGGCGCTTCTCCACGCCCTCAGGGACAAAATCATCGTTATAGACGAGTTTCCGAACCTGATAAAGGAAGATCCCGGAGTCTTGAGCGTATTCCAGAGGACCATTGACACTGACCTCTCAAGCTCAAACACGAAGCTCATTCTCCTCGGCTCCTCTGTGAGCATGATGACGGAGAAAGTCCTCAGCTATAAGAGCCCCCTCTACGGCAGGAGAACTGGCTCCATGAAGCTCAAACCGTTGAAGTTCTTCCACCTCGGGGAGTTCTTTCCCCGCGCGAGCTGGGAGGAGCTTGTAGAGGTCTACGGTATGACCGATGGGATTCCGTTCTACATAGCTCAGGTCAGGCTTCCCTTCTGGGAGTGGCTTGATAAGGAGCTGAAGAACCCAGTGAGCTTCTTCCGCGACGAGGTGGATTTCCTGCTGAGATACGAGTTCACGGAGACGAGGACGTACAGGAGGATACTTGAGGCGATAGCCCTCGGCAAAACGACGCCGAAGGAGATAAGGGACTTCACAGGCATGAGGCACTCGGAGATAACCCCATACCTCAGGAACTTAATCGAGACCGGGTTAGTAGTGAGGGAAGTTCCCATCACGGAAAAACCAAACTCCAAGCTGGGCCGCTACTACGTTGCGGACAACTTTCTCGCCTTCTGGTTCCGCTTCGTTTACCCGAACCTCTCACTCATGGAGGAGGGCATATTTGACGTGAATGAGATACGAGGGGCATATAACCACTACCTTGGCCCAATTTTTGAGAAAATTGCAAGACAGTTCCTAATTGAGCTGAACCGGGCGGAAGAGCTGCCCTTCAAGTTCACAAAGGTTGGAAAATGGTGGAGGAAGGGAGAGGAAATTGACCTCGTGGCTTTGAACAAGCACGAGAAGAAGGTACTGTTCGCTGAAGTTAAGTGGAAGGAGTTGAGCGCGAGGGAAGCAAGAGGAGTTTTAAGAGACCTGGAGAGGAAAGCAGAGCTCGTTGGTTTAAAGGACTACGAGAAGAGCTACGGTCTTGTGGCAAAGAAGGTAAACGGGAAGGAAGCTTTGAGGGCCGAAGGCTGGCTGGTATGGGATTTAGAGGACTTCGAAAGGCTTATTTCTTTTGAGGGTGAAGTTTGA
- a CDS encoding ATP-binding protein, whose translation MLEVQNPWWIGEPDRDWELFEKLTYRIRPKWLDGLSLEPFSLNFVVGPRRVGKTLGIKLLIKELLKKVHTPYAVFYFSCDVLEDYKELLEVLNEYLRLKRRKSVKTAFIFLDEVSLVDDWWRALKFLIDRGKLSKDVVTVTGSISLTVGRHFETFGGRKGNGKTIEVMPLSFHDYYNLFYDEFFPSKGEEVFENYIETGGYLAYLNGTLKVEELVGFLKADLKALDRSTDLARDVMGAILDKAPSPTSFNAIAKAVGISPHTARDYVELFEAFHVLLQVLYLGGDGKVYPRKERKLILRDPLIVRAMELWTRRRIDKAVLYEWLVQEHLYRKLGEVYYYRNSYEVDAIAGTLKVEVKSRERRGRYPRDVRVLKGPEVPGFLYHLR comes from the coding sequence ATGCTTGAGGTACAGAACCCATGGTGGATTGGTGAACCCGACAGGGACTGGGAGCTCTTTGAAAAGCTCACCTACAGAATCAGGCCGAAATGGCTCGACGGGCTCTCATTGGAGCCTTTTTCTCTCAACTTCGTCGTCGGCCCAAGAAGGGTTGGGAAAACCCTTGGAATAAAGCTTCTCATTAAAGAGCTCCTCAAGAAAGTCCACACTCCCTACGCCGTTTTTTATTTCAGCTGTGACGTGCTTGAGGACTACAAAGAGCTTTTGGAGGTTCTAAACGAGTACCTAAGGCTGAAGAGACGAAAAAGCGTTAAAACGGCCTTTATATTCCTCGACGAAGTCAGCCTCGTGGATGACTGGTGGCGCGCCCTGAAGTTCCTCATAGACAGGGGAAAGTTGAGTAAAGACGTCGTTACGGTGACCGGCTCGATTTCCCTGACGGTAGGCAGGCATTTTGAGACCTTCGGCGGCAGAAAGGGGAACGGAAAAACGATTGAGGTCATGCCACTGAGTTTTCACGACTACTACAACCTTTTCTACGACGAGTTCTTTCCCTCAAAGGGGGAAGAGGTCTTTGAGAACTACATTGAGACCGGAGGGTACTTGGCATACCTGAACGGAACGCTGAAAGTCGAGGAGCTCGTGGGTTTCCTGAAGGCCGACTTGAAAGCTTTAGACCGCTCGACCGACCTTGCGAGGGACGTTATGGGTGCGATACTTGATAAGGCTCCCTCACCTACATCCTTCAACGCGATAGCGAAGGCAGTTGGAATCTCCCCCCACACCGCGAGGGATTACGTTGAGCTCTTCGAGGCCTTCCACGTCCTCCTGCAGGTTCTCTACCTCGGCGGCGACGGGAAGGTTTACCCTCGGAAGGAAAGGAAGCTGATTCTCCGCGACCCGCTCATCGTGAGGGCCATGGAGCTCTGGACGAGAAGGAGGATTGATAAAGCGGTTCTCTACGAGTGGCTCGTCCAGGAGCACCTGTACAGGAAGCTTGGGGAGGTTTACTATTACAGGAACTCCTACGAGGTCGATGCGATAGCGGGAACCCTGAAGGTCGAGGTGAAGTCGAGGGAGAGAAGGGGGAGGTACCCGAGGGACGTTAGAGTCCTGAAGGGCCCGGAGGTTCCGGGGTTCCTCTACCACCTCCGCTAA